ttgaaaaagaaaaaaattactcatGGCCCAGCAACGCCATAGGCCACAATGCACTTCCGCGATTACGTAATATCATGGTATCCCCACATGCGCACGTGTACGATTTTGACGATTTGCTTTATctttattcaaattgaaaataacagtTTGATCCACGATGTCAAAGCGAAACCTTGAATGGGAGGACTACAAGGAGAAAATAACCAAGAAaagaacaggaaagaaaaaggacaaaGCTGGTCCGAGTGGGCTGTGCGGGAGCATTACCGTGCAAAGACTGTCAGCGAATGTTGAAGGAAAGTGTCAGAAGTACTCTAGAATCGGTGCTCTAACCCTGGTTCCTTTGGAAGAAGAAGTCACTTTACCAAACATTAAAGCTGCATGCAAAtcacattttaaaacaaatctGGAATGCGATGTTCTGGCTGGTGAACGAGGGCCTTCTTACACAGATGCTAGCCAGATTCAAAACTGGAAAGTTATACATATCAGATTTATAGAGAAGTCAAGCGAACCGATTCAGCGACAGAGTGAGCCGGCCAAGGATAAATGTAGGTCAATGGCAATAGAAAATAGGCCTAAAATTGCCAAATCTTCATTTGCAGCATCTGTCCCGCTTAGTAAGATGTTAAAACTAGGCAAGGTAATCGTACCGGAGGTAGACATTGCAACCCCTTTTCTggaagaattttctttaacGGAAATGAGATGGCTGGAACCTTTCAAAACAACCTTTTCACTTGAACGGAAAAGCTTTGACAGTGGAGGATTTCGTGATGCATACCTGGCAAAGGCCATTAGTGGGATACCCAAGGGGAAATATGTCCTCAAGAGATACAAAGAAGATAAAGTCGCTGAAATCAAAGAGCTATTTGGAACGACGGAAGCGCATACAAGGAAAGTGATACAGATGAATGCGTTGGCCCGTAACTTTGCGCAGAATTTGAATCTGGAAAGGCCAGTCGTTGAATATGGACCAACGTTTAAGTATTCTAAAGTTTACTACGCAAATTTCAATGGGGAATATATCACATTTGAGGAATTTATCGAGGGAACCTTCGCAAAgtatataaataataatggtGAAATTTGTGGCGATGTTGTCCATTTTACTTATGTCAACTCCAACCAACAGCTCATGGTATCAGACATTCAGGGTGTTGACTACTGGCTATGTGATCCTGAAATTGCAAGTGCCAAGCTAATTGATGAAAATGACAgttccatttttttctgttgcGGGAACCTATCAACGACTGCAATTGACACCTTCTTTCAGGCACACAGTTGTAACAAATTTTGTGACCTGTTAAACCT
The nucleotide sequence above comes from Acropora muricata isolate sample 2 chromosome 12, ASM3666990v1, whole genome shotgun sequence. Encoded proteins:
- the LOC136892801 gene encoding myosin heavy chain kinase B-like: MSKRNLEWEDYKEKITKKRTGKKKDKAGPSGLCGSITVQRLSANVEGKCQKYSRIGALTLVPLEEEVTLPNIKAACKSHFKTNLECDVLAGERGPSYTDASQIQNWKVIHIRFIEKSSEPIQRQSEPAKDKCRSMAIENRPKIAKSSFAASVPLSKMLKLGKVIVPEVDIATPFLEEFSLTEMRWLEPFKTTFSLERKSFDSGGFRDAYLAKAISGIPKGKYVLKRYKEDKVAEIKELFGTTEAHTRKVIQMNALARNFAQNLNLERPVVEYGPTFKYSKVYYANFNGEYITFEEFIEGTFAKYINNNGEICGDVVHFTYVNSNQQLMVSDIQGVDYWLCDPEIASAKLIDENDSSIFFCCGNLSTTAIDTFFQAHSCNKFCDLLNLPPT